Proteins from one Periplaneta americana isolate PAMFEO1 chromosome 6, P.americana_PAMFEO1_priV1, whole genome shotgun sequence genomic window:
- the LOC138701271 gene encoding integumentary mucin A.1-like: MAAIHPSAAVAVLILVTGFLVAGQNVTFTNTTTTVITIVTTTTNNTVNTTNMMPPGGNGTMMPPGGNGTMMPPGGNGTMMPPGGNGTMMPPGGNGTMPPQNMTTTTTAATTTTTTTTTTTTTATPTNTTTTTTPTTTSSRMTTLPSVVTTTWGPLMYCWFPCPTGNCGNGGYPWQQHPAPSGGGVSWWFGFQFSWWKNKQQPKQQQNPCPKKRGRNRRRKGC, encoded by the exons ATGGCAGCCATACATCCATCAGCTGCAGTTGCAGTTCTGATTCTCGTCACAGGCTTTCTCGTG GCAGGACagaatgttaccttcaccaacaCAACCACAACAGTAATAACAATTGTAACTACTACAACAAACAACACTGTCAACACCACAAATATGATGCCTCCAGGAGGCAATGGAACTATGATGCCTCCAGGGGGCAATGGAACTATGATGCCTCCAGGGGGCAATGGAACTATGATGCCTCCAGGGGGCAATGGAACCATGATGCCTCCAGGGGGCAATGGAACTATGCCACCACAAAATATGACAACTACAACAACTGcagctactaccactactactaccaccaccaccactacaacaaCAGCAACCCCAACCAACACTACCACAACAACAACACCAACGACAACAAGTAGCAGAATGACTACATTACCATCAGTTGTTACAACTACGTGGG GTCCTCTCATGTATTGCTGGTTTCCATGTCCTACTGGCAACTGTGGAAATGGAGGCTATCCATGGCAACAACATCCAGCACCAAGTGGAGGTGGTGTGTCTTGGTGGTTTGGATTCCAGTTCTCGTGGTGGAAAAATAAACAGCAACCAAAGCAGCAACAAAACCCATGTCCAAAGAAAAGGGGACGTAATCGAAGACGCAAAGGTTGTTAG